The following coding sequences are from one Thermostaphylospora chromogena window:
- a CDS encoding VC0807 family protein gives MSNTAVALPRLTALARQAAPRLLEGVVAPLAVFYTFFAVLGERVALIAVVGWVYGGIAWRFIRRIPVPGTMILAALAVTFRVLISLWSGSLIVYFLQPELGTIGISLVFLASVRLRRPMVEKLTLDYIHLPSAVLKHERMRRFFARITLLWAFVLLANSAVSIWLLLQQSIGTHLLVGPYLLIRTTAVAVISGLAVAFSVWAFRRVLSRLHHDPSAAAPSPA, from the coding sequence TTGAGCAACACCGCCGTCGCCCTGCCCCGCCTGACCGCCCTCGCGCGCCAGGCGGCTCCCCGTCTTCTAGAAGGCGTGGTCGCCCCGCTCGCGGTCTTCTACACCTTCTTCGCCGTGCTGGGCGAGCGGGTGGCGCTGATCGCGGTGGTGGGATGGGTGTACGGCGGGATCGCCTGGCGGTTCATCCGCCGCATCCCGGTGCCCGGCACGATGATCCTGGCCGCGCTCGCCGTCACCTTCCGGGTGCTGATCAGCCTGTGGAGCGGCAGCCTGATCGTCTACTTCCTCCAGCCCGAACTCGGCACGATCGGCATCAGCCTGGTCTTCCTCGCCTCGGTACGGCTGCGCCGCCCGATGGTCGAAAAACTCACCCTCGACTACATCCACCTGCCTTCGGCGGTGCTCAAGCACGAGCGGATGCGCAGGTTCTTCGCCCGTATCACGCTGCTGTGGGCGTTCGTGCTGCTGGCCAACTCGGCGGTCAGCATCTGGCTGCTCCTGCAGCAGTCGATAGGGACCCACCTGCTGGTCGGCCCCTATCTGCTGATCCGGACCACGGCCGTGGCGGTGATCAGCGGCTTGGCCGTCGCCTTCTCCGTGTGGGCGTTCCGCCGCGTGCTGAGCCGCCTGCATCACGATCCGTCGGCCGCGGCCCCCTCCCCCGCCTGA
- the leuE gene encoding leucine efflux protein LeuE, producing the protein MFFGITDIWTYVIGAFFIILLPGPNSLFVLSTAARSGVRDGYRAAAGVFVGDSVLMLCAAAGVASLLNSAPLLFAIVKYAGAAYLAWIGFQMLRSARRSLGASAETRSAAPSPPTGNPFLKALTISLLNPKAILFFVSFFIQFVDPSYSAPALSFLILAAICQFFSMTYLSVLIFGGTFLATQFRRRRKLAAALTAGVGALFVGFGARLAAG; encoded by the coding sequence ATGTTCTTCGGTATCACCGACATCTGGACCTATGTGATCGGCGCTTTCTTCATCATCCTGCTGCCGGGCCCGAACTCGCTCTTCGTCCTGTCCACCGCCGCCCGCAGCGGGGTGCGGGACGGCTACCGCGCCGCGGCCGGCGTCTTCGTCGGCGACTCGGTGCTGATGCTGTGCGCGGCGGCGGGCGTGGCGTCGCTGCTGAACTCCGCTCCCCTGCTGTTCGCGATCGTGAAGTACGCCGGAGCGGCCTACCTCGCCTGGATCGGCTTCCAGATGCTGCGCTCGGCCCGGCGATCGCTGGGCGCCTCTGCGGAGACCCGCTCCGCGGCGCCCTCGCCGCCGACGGGCAATCCCTTCCTCAAGGCGCTGACGATCAGCCTGCTCAACCCGAAGGCGATCTTGTTCTTCGTCTCGTTCTTCATCCAGTTCGTGGACCCGTCATACAGCGCGCCCGCGCTGTCGTTCCTCATCCTCGCCGCGATCTGCCAGTTCTTCAGCATGACCTACCTGTCAGTACTGATCTTCGGCGGCACGTTCCTCGCCACGCAGTTCAGACGGCGGCGCAAGCTGGCGGCGGCGCTGACCGCCGGCGTAGGCGCGCTGTTCGTGGGGTTCGGCGCACGGCTGGCCGCGGGCTGA
- a CDS encoding cellulose binding domain-containing protein, which produces MRFRRTAIAVLAALALTGAGVATATPASAASATAEFTKTAEWGTGFEAKYTITNGTDSAINGWTVSFDMPAGANISSSWDAVMSRDGQRFTFTNTSWNGTIPPGGTATFGFVGSPGSATPANCTLNGAPCDGGSTTPGAPGAPGAPRITGTTDNSISLSWSASSGTVTGYRVYEGSAVRATVSGTSATIGSLEPCTTHTYTVKAYNDQGESAASPSVTGTTDGCTSPQPGKMAGAPYLYMGWGEPPNPATVMSETGVKSFTMAFILSSGGCTPAWDGQRPLTGGPDATAISQIKAAGGSVQISFGGWQGNKLGTDCATPEAYAGAVQRVIDAVDPDVVDFDIENYDEFEDYTVQDRILNALKIVRRDNPDVKIVVTFGTTTSGPNAHGVRLINRAKELNVPIDNFTIMPFDFGSSDIYTDTVNAAEGLKNALKSAYGWDDATAYAHMGISGMNGLSDQRELTTPATWTQIRDWAKSHGLTRLAYWSVNRDRPCPGGGVTSNCSGIDQQPWEFTRITAGF; this is translated from the coding sequence ATGAGATTCCGCCGAACGGCCATCGCCGTCCTCGCCGCTCTGGCGCTGACCGGAGCGGGCGTCGCAACAGCGACGCCCGCCTCCGCCGCCTCCGCCACCGCCGAGTTCACCAAGACCGCGGAATGGGGAACCGGCTTCGAGGCCAAGTACACGATCACCAACGGTACGGACTCCGCCATCAACGGCTGGACGGTGTCGTTCGACATGCCGGCCGGAGCGAACATCAGCTCCTCCTGGGACGCCGTCATGTCCCGGGACGGGCAGCGCTTCACCTTCACCAACACCTCATGGAACGGCACGATCCCGCCGGGCGGAACCGCGACCTTCGGCTTCGTCGGCAGCCCCGGTTCGGCCACACCCGCCAACTGCACCCTCAACGGAGCTCCCTGCGACGGCGGATCCACCACGCCCGGTGCCCCCGGCGCCCCAGGCGCGCCGCGGATCACCGGCACCACCGACAACAGCATCTCGCTGAGCTGGAGCGCCTCCAGCGGCACCGTCACCGGCTACCGCGTCTACGAGGGCTCCGCCGTGCGCGCCACGGTCAGCGGCACCTCCGCCACGATCGGCTCCCTCGAGCCGTGCACCACGCACACCTACACCGTCAAGGCCTACAACGACCAGGGCGAATCAGCCGCGAGCCCGTCGGTCACCGGCACCACCGACGGCTGCACCAGCCCGCAGCCCGGCAAGATGGCCGGCGCGCCGTACCTCTACATGGGCTGGGGCGAGCCGCCGAACCCGGCCACGGTGATGAGCGAGACCGGCGTGAAGTCCTTCACCATGGCCTTCATCCTCTCCAGCGGCGGCTGCACCCCGGCCTGGGACGGGCAGCGTCCGCTGACCGGCGGCCCCGACGCCACCGCCATCTCGCAGATCAAGGCCGCCGGCGGCAGCGTGCAGATCTCCTTCGGCGGCTGGCAGGGCAACAAGCTCGGCACGGACTGCGCCACCCCCGAGGCCTACGCCGGAGCCGTGCAGCGGGTCATCGACGCGGTCGACCCCGACGTGGTCGACTTCGACATCGAGAACTACGACGAGTTCGAGGACTACACCGTCCAGGACCGCATCCTCAACGCCCTGAAGATCGTCAGGCGGGATAACCCCGACGTCAAGATCGTCGTCACCTTCGGCACCACCACCAGCGGGCCCAACGCGCACGGCGTCCGGCTCATCAACCGGGCCAAGGAATTGAACGTGCCGATCGACAACTTCACGATCATGCCGTTCGACTTCGGCAGCTCCGACATCTACACCGACACCGTCAACGCCGCCGAGGGCCTGAAGAACGCGCTGAAGTCCGCCTACGGCTGGGACGACGCCACCGCCTACGCCCACATGGGCATCTCCGGCATGAACGGCCTGTCCGACCAGCGGGAACTCACCACCCCGGCCACGTGGACGCAGATCCGGGACTGGGCGAAGTCGCACGGCCTGACCCGCCTGGCCTACTGGTCGGTCAACCGTGACCGGCCCTGCCCGGGCGGCGGCGTGACCTCCAACTGCAGCGGCATCGACCAGCAGCCGTGGGAGTTCACCCGCATCACCGCGGGCTTCTGA
- a CDS encoding helix-turn-helix transcriptional regulator, with product MYVEWAPEERLAGRIACLWSYEAGESDAHTLVVPDGCVDLIWGPQGPFVAGPDTGPHPTSLSAGETFTGIRFLPGAVGGVLGVPMDALRDLRVPLADLGERGRPPFEVRGPDDLARAVAVRLSEAPGPDPAAPAILRALRVGTRVGTVAADLGFSERHLYRRCMAAFGYGPKTVQRVMRFQHALRLARRGRPLADVAAASGYADQAHMTNDVRRLAGVPLSELAAPAPASSAA from the coding sequence GTGTACGTGGAGTGGGCGCCGGAGGAGCGGCTGGCCGGCCGGATCGCCTGCCTGTGGTCGTACGAGGCGGGCGAGTCCGACGCGCACACGCTGGTGGTGCCCGACGGCTGCGTGGATCTGATCTGGGGACCGCAGGGGCCGTTCGTGGCCGGTCCGGACACCGGGCCGCACCCGACGTCGCTGTCAGCCGGTGAGACGTTCACCGGCATCCGGTTCCTGCCGGGGGCGGTCGGCGGGGTGCTCGGCGTGCCCATGGACGCGCTACGCGATCTACGGGTGCCGCTGGCCGATCTGGGTGAGCGCGGCAGACCGCCGTTCGAGGTGCGGGGGCCGGATGATCTGGCGCGGGCGGTGGCCGTACGGCTGAGTGAGGCGCCGGGCCCCGACCCGGCCGCACCCGCGATCCTGCGGGCGCTGCGGGTGGGGACACGGGTCGGGACGGTGGCGGCGGACCTCGGGTTCAGCGAACGGCACCTGTACCGGCGCTGCATGGCGGCGTTCGGGTACGGACCGAAGACGGTGCAGCGGGTGATGCGGTTTCAGCATGCGCTGCGGCTGGCGCGCCGGGGGCGTCCCCTGGCCGACGTGGCGGCCGCCAGCGGATACGCCGACCAGGCGCACATGACCAACGACGTGCGCCGCCTGGCCGGGGTTCCGCTGAGCGAGCTGGCCGCCCCCGCCCCGGCGTCCTCCGCGGCGTAG
- a CDS encoding AI-2E family transporter — MTGERFPRAMVVLLTIAGAVITLAGIRAVSSIFGPVVLALVLVIAVAPVRGWLAARGAPVWVLVAVPLLIVLTVLLGMVTVLAVSVAQLASIIPTYSDRFTALTDQAREFAARFGVGTEQVNQALAAFDPSQVFQLVQTLFGGLLSIGSSLFLIAVLLLAMCLDAGAFGRIVSSGSDRRPALVNALAEFGRRTRRYLVVSTVFGMLTATLDVGALILLDVPLPLLWGVLALITIYIPNIGFIIGLVPPALLGLLDGGVRTMVLVIIAYSAINVVTQSFILPKFLGDAVGLSTTVTLLSLIVWTFVLGPLGAILAIPLSLLTRALLIDSDPSATWAAALISLEEPEDARGPEKAAGKTAEGGDDAEPGPR; from the coding sequence GTGACCGGTGAACGATTTCCACGCGCGATGGTCGTCCTGCTGACCATCGCCGGCGCGGTCATCACTCTGGCGGGGATCAGGGCCGTCTCCTCGATCTTCGGCCCGGTGGTGCTCGCCCTGGTGTTGGTCATAGCGGTGGCGCCGGTGCGCGGGTGGCTGGCCGCGCGCGGGGCTCCGGTGTGGGTGCTCGTGGCCGTCCCGCTGCTCATCGTGTTGACGGTGTTGCTCGGCATGGTGACGGTTCTCGCCGTCTCGGTGGCGCAGCTCGCATCGATCATCCCCACGTACTCCGACCGGTTCACCGCACTGACGGACCAGGCCAGAGAGTTCGCCGCACGGTTCGGGGTGGGGACCGAACAGGTGAACCAGGCGTTGGCCGCCTTCGATCCGAGTCAGGTGTTCCAGCTCGTCCAGACCCTGTTCGGAGGGTTGCTGAGCATCGGGTCCAGCCTCTTCCTCATCGCCGTGCTGCTGCTGGCGATGTGCCTGGACGCCGGGGCGTTCGGACGGATCGTGTCCTCCGGTTCGGACCGGCGGCCCGCGTTGGTGAACGCCCTGGCGGAGTTCGGGCGCAGGACGCGGCGGTATCTCGTCGTGTCCACCGTGTTCGGCATGCTGACCGCGACCCTGGACGTGGGGGCGCTGATCCTGCTGGACGTTCCGCTGCCGCTGCTGTGGGGCGTGCTGGCGCTGATCACGATTTACATTCCGAACATCGGCTTCATCATCGGTCTGGTGCCGCCGGCGCTGCTGGGGCTGCTGGACGGCGGGGTGCGGACGATGGTCCTGGTGATCATCGCCTATTCGGCGATCAACGTGGTGACGCAGTCGTTCATCCTGCCGAAGTTCCTGGGCGACGCGGTGGGCCTGTCCACGACGGTGACGCTGCTGTCGCTGATCGTGTGGACGTTCGTGCTGGGGCCGCTGGGCGCGATCCTGGCGATCCCGCTGAGCCTGCTGACCCGCGCACTGTTGATCGACAGCGATCCCAGCGCGACCTGGGCCGCCGCGCTGATCAGCTTGGAGGAGCCGGAGGACGCGCGCGGGCCGGAGAAAGCCGCGGGCAAGACGGCGGAGGGCGGAGACGACGCGGAGCCGGGCCCGCGGTGA
- a CDS encoding DUF6882 domain-containing protein, translated as MPESLTLRNILDDAAIFSFEHQLHLQEVLGQHSWNVDLNKPLFQFTGSNPIVCTNFHLLGTAAPGPRSWLWAWANPSGFPEPLTALSKTLRDFGHQYGIAEFTSAEVPFDKLPTPVGEPPVVAGLLAEAAKTVTGRWTSYVGDAGGGTWVAFLVEHPAFQLPPPEPARVMRVIQQAIAEIPLSDHRRALYGYAVRRQLEATFTDQGKLVITGPGFEAAVDFDQYSRVAAINASLSSPHDA; from the coding sequence GTGCCAGAATCGCTCACTTTGCGGAATATCCTCGACGACGCGGCGATATTCTCATTCGAACATCAACTGCATCTTCAAGAGGTCCTTGGTCAGCACAGCTGGAATGTCGACCTCAATAAGCCGCTGTTCCAATTCACCGGCAGTAACCCGATCGTCTGCACCAATTTCCACCTGCTCGGCACCGCCGCGCCCGGACCGCGTTCGTGGCTTTGGGCCTGGGCCAATCCGTCCGGCTTCCCCGAGCCGCTGACCGCCCTGTCTAAGACACTGCGTGATTTCGGGCACCAGTACGGCATCGCGGAGTTCACCTCCGCGGAGGTTCCGTTCGACAAGCTGCCCACTCCGGTCGGTGAACCGCCAGTGGTCGCCGGACTTCTCGCCGAAGCGGCTAAGACCGTGACAGGCCGCTGGACCTCCTACGTCGGTGACGCGGGCGGCGGTACGTGGGTCGCGTTCCTCGTCGAACATCCGGCCTTCCAGCTGCCACCGCCCGAACCGGCCCGCGTCATGCGTGTCATCCAGCAGGCGATCGCCGAGATACCGCTGTCGGATCATCGGCGCGCGCTGTACGGCTATGCCGTGCGACGGCAGCTCGAGGCGACGTTCACCGATCAGGGAAAGCTCGTCATCACCGGGCCGGGCTTCGAAGCGGCCGTCGACTTCGACCAGTACAGCCGGGTCGCCGCCATCAACGCTTCGCTGTCCTCGCCCCATGACGCATAG